DNA sequence from the Prolixibacter sp. SD074 genome:
AAGCGGCCAATATGCCCAAGGATAACGTGGAACGGGCAATTAAACGGGCTATATCGAAAGATCAGGCCGATTATAAAGAGTTGGTTTACGAAGGCTACGGACCGTACGGTATTGCCGTATTGGTGGAAACTGCCACCGACAACCCCACCCGCACCGTTGCCAATGTGCGCAGTTATTTTAACAAGTGCAACGGCTCGCTGGGTACTTCGGGCTCGGTTGACTTCATGTTCGGGCACAAATGCAACTTCAAGGTAAAAGGCAAAGAAGGCCTCGACCTGGAAGAGCTGGAACTGGAACTGATTGATTTTGGGGTTCAGGAAATCTTCGCCGAGGATGAATAATGTGCAATGAATAATATCTATGATTAAAACCTGTTTCATAATACCCGGGGAAAGAAATTTTTTACCCATATTACTACACCCAATCATGTAAAACTGAAACACCACATATAACCGGTTAAACGCAACCGGCGGACGAACGGGAACCCTAATAAAACCTGCGTGATGAAACACAGCGCCAAAACCAAAGAAGAACTCATTACCGGATTGCAGGAATTGCAACAGAAGTACCAATCGCTAAAGAAACAATACGACAAAAACATCGCTTTCCGGAAGCAGGCAGATTTGAATTTGCAGAGAAGCGAAGAACGCCTTCGCGACATCAGCCAAACCGACTGGGTGTGGGAAGTCGACGAAAAAGGTGTTTACACCTACACATCGCAAACCGGCATCGACATGTTCGGCTCGTCGCCGGATGATATCATCGGGAAGGCCCCCTTCGATTTTATGCCTCCGGAAGAAAAGGAGCGGATCGCCCCGCTGTTTGCGGAAATGATGGCCCAAAAGGCCATCATCAAAGATTTGGAGAACTGGAACATTAAAAAGGATGGCGAATTGTGTTGCATCCTCACCAATGGCGTTCCCATTCTCGACGAACAAGGAAACCTGGAAGGATACCGGGGCATCGACCGGGACATCACCAAATGGAAGAATGCCGAAGCCGAAATCAAACGCATGAATGAAGAGCTGTTGATCAGCAATGCCGAAAAGGACAAATTCTTCTCCATCATCGCGCACGATTTGCGCAGCCCGTTCAACAGTTTTTTGGGCCTCACCCAAATTATGGCAGAAAACCTGCAAGACTTCACTATGGAGGAGATACGGAAGTTCACCCTCACGATGCGCGATTCGGTCTCCCATCTGTACCGCTTACTCGAAAACCTGCTGCAATGGTCACGGATGCAGCAGGGCATGATTTTGTTCAACCCGGAAGTGATTCCCCTCTGCTCCATCATCATGGAAAGCTTGGATATTGTGGCTGAACCGGCCCAAACAAAAGAGATTGAAATTACCTGTACCATTCCCAACAATCTTGAGGTACTGGCCGATGTCAGTGTGGTGCAGACCATCATCCGGAACCTGGTTTCCAATGCGATAAAATTCACGCCAAGGGGCGGAAAAGTAGACATTGCGGCCAAAGTGTTGCCCAACCATTTTATCGAAATAGCAGTTGCCGATACGGGGATTGGAATGGACAGGGAAATGTTGGACAAACTCTTCCACCTCGACGGTAAAGTCAACCGCGAAGGAACCGAAGGAGAGGCCAGCACCGGACTCGGTTTGATTCTCTGCAAAGAGTTCATCGAAAAACAAGGCGGAAAGCTCTGGGTGGAAAGTGAAGTTGGAAAAGGCTCTGTCTTCTATTTCACCCTGCCATTTGCCGAAGGACCGGAAGAGCGAAACCTGGGCGAAAACGAAGCCTACGTTGTCGAACCGGACGATGAGAACGGACAACTGAAAGTGCTGATTGCCGAAGACGATGAAACATCGGAGTTGATAATATCCATTGCAGTGAAAATGTTTGGAAATGAAATTCTCCTGGCCAAAACCTGTGAGGAGGCGGTAGAAATTTCCCGCAACAATCCCGACATCGACTTGATTTTGATGGATGTGCAAATGGCCGGGTTGGATGGTTATGAAGCTACCCGGCAGATACGGGAATTTAATAAGAATGTTATCGTTGTTGCCTTAACAGGATTTGGCCTTACCGGCGAGCGCGAAAAAGCCATCCAGGCGGGATGCAACGATTATTTCGCGAAACCCGTGAACAAGTACAAACTAAAAGCCGTCCGGCAGAAGTATTTCAGTAAATAAACGAACCATACCCCCAACCCTCTATCCCGACAGATTTCGAAAACCGGCCGGGATTTTCTTTGCAGGAAGATTGGGCTAAAGCCCGGCATGTAACGACCCCTGTGAGTTGAATAATACGAAGCCCCCAATAAATATTCAACCCTCTTCAGTTTGCCGTGAAGTAACGACATTCCTGCCCCCATTACCCCGTCAGTGGTTGGAAACTCCGACAGGGTGCGGCCCGATGAAAGCCCGGAGCCCTGGGCAGATGCAATTTTTCGATCTAAAAGTTTTTAGAGATGCGATCAGAAATGGTTTTGCTCCATAAAAATTTTGATGGACCGATGTTTTTTGCTCTGTGTGACCAGTTGTGGCAGTCGGGCAACCCGGAGGAGTCGGCCCTAGCCTGCAATTGGTCCTAATATCTCCGGGAACAGTACACTCCCGGGGATTTTAGGGTGTTTGAGAAGCGTGTATCATATTGCGTAAACAACCGGGCTTCGTGCAATACGCGGTGCAATCTCACCGTTGCGGACTTTGTAATGATGTACCCGGAGTTTCCGGCCCAATTAAGGGAGTTTGCCACCTCAAAGAGCCGTTGGATGAAACGCACTGCTGCTGTTTCGTTGATTATCCCCACACGAAGAGTCCTTTTTTTGAAAGGCACATTAGCCATCGCTGACATTTTACTCCCCGATGCCGACGACCTGGTACAAAAAGGTTACCGTTAGATGCTGAAAGCTGCCAGGGATAACTGATTTTGTTTCTGCCAATACTATTTTGGGGAAGGAAGAAATGGGCACATTCCTGTGATGCTTCGCCAAAATGCTTAATTTTGTTGGCTTATTCCAATCGTTTGTATCCATAAAAACAGATGTATGCCCTTTAAAGGAATTATTTTTGATTTGGATGGTACGTTGCTCGACACCATTGAAGATATTGCCGATTCGATGAACCGGGTACTCCGCGAAAATGACCTCCCAACGCACGACACAGAAGCGTACCAGCTGTTCACCGGTAGCGGCATCAAAAATATGGTAAGGAAAGCCCTCCCCGAATCGCACCGGGACGAAGCAACGATTCAGGCTTATTTCGAAACGATGTACAATCTTTATAAGGAAAACTGTGTCAACAAAACCAAGCCGTACGACGGGATTACGGATATGCTGGACGAACTCGCTAGTCGCAATTTAAAACTCGCCATCCTGTCGAATAAAGCAGATGAAATGACGCAAAAGACCGCCAGGGCGCTGCTTCCCGCCGAATATTTCGATATTATCTCTGGCCTGACGGATGAAGCTTTAAAAAAGCCCAACCCGCAAAAAGCGCTTCAGATGAGTAATGATATGGGTGTCGATCCAAAAGAGATGATTTACGTGGGCGACACGGACGTGGATATGCAAACCGCCAGTAATGCCGGGATGTATGCCGTGGGTGTTTTATGGGGTTTTCGTGGCGAAGAAGAGCTGCGTGCCAACGGTGCGCAAAAAGTGCTCAAAAATTCTTCAGAACTTATGGATTTGTTTGATTAACGCAATGTCTCCAACTACTACACAAAGATTTGCTAAATAAAAAAAGCTCCCCTGCTTATAGCAAAGGAGCTTTTATTTTGTTTCGATAATTTTTTACAACATCGGTGGCACCGGTTTGGTGCCCATAATTTCGTCAATCCGGTCTTTCACATCCGGCGTCAGTTTCGGGTACACTTCCAGCGCTTTCAGGTTTTCTTCCAGCTGTTCTTTTCGGGTCGCACCTAAAATAGCGGTCGTAACATCCGGGTTACTAATCGTCCAGGCAATTGACAAAGTCGCCAGCGAGGTTCCCAGCTCGTCTGCCACTTTCTGCAGGTTCCGGACCCGTTCAATTTTATTGTCGTTCAGGATGTTGTTCTTCAGCCATTCCATCTGTTTGTCATCCAAACGCGAACCTTTCGGGATTCCGTCGTTGTATTTTCCCGTAAGGAGACCCGAAGCCAGCGGACTCCAGATGGTCGTACCCAAACCGACATCCTCGAATATCGTGAGGTAATCTTTTTCGAGCTTGGTCCGCTCGAAGAGGTTGTATTGCGGCTGCTCCATGGTCGGGCCAATCAGACGATATTTTTCGGCTACCATGAACGCCTCCATAATCTCTGCAGCGCTCCATTCCGATGTTCCCCAATAGAGAATTTTTCCCTGCTGAATCAAATGATTCATGGTCCAAACCACCTCTTCAATGGGAGTTTCCTTATCGGGACGGTGGCAGAAGTACAAATCAAGGTAATCTGTTTGCAAACGCTGCAACGCTTCGTTACAGGCTTCTACCAGGTGCTTGCGCGAGAGTCCGCGTTGTGTGGGCTTATTATCTTCGCCGTGAATACCAAAAAACACCTTGCTCGAAACCACATACGAAGTACGGTCCCACTGCTTCTTTTTCAAGACACGTCCCATCATTTTTTCGCTTTCGCCCATGGCATAGGCTTCGGCATTATCGAAAAAGTTGATGCCGTGGTCGTAAGCCAGTCCCATCAGCATATCAGCTTTGTTGTCATCGATTTGCTGATGGAATGTTACCCAGCTTCCCAGCGATAATGTACTTAGCTTTAATCCGGATTTTCCGAGTCTTCTATATTCCATTTTTTTTTATATTTTGATTTTATAAGGTTTCGAATGAAACTCCTACCGGGAAAAACAAAAGAAAAAAGGAAAGGTTCAGAAGGCTGTGTTTGTGTATCCCCGGGGAAACATTAAAACGCTATGCCTTCCTTCTACAA
Encoded proteins:
- a CDS encoding YebC/PmpR family DNA-binding transcriptional regulator — encoded protein: MGRAFEYRKARKLKRWGTMAKTFTKLGKEIAIAVKANGPEPAANSRLRALIQNAKAANMPKDNVERAIKRAISKDQADYKELVYEGYGPYGIAVLVETATDNPTRTVANVRSYFNKCNGSLGTSGSVDFMFGHKCNFKVKGKEGLDLEELELELIDFGVQEIFAEDE
- a CDS encoding ATP-binding protein, translating into MKHSAKTKEELITGLQELQQKYQSLKKQYDKNIAFRKQADLNLQRSEERLRDISQTDWVWEVDEKGVYTYTSQTGIDMFGSSPDDIIGKAPFDFMPPEEKERIAPLFAEMMAQKAIIKDLENWNIKKDGELCCILTNGVPILDEQGNLEGYRGIDRDITKWKNAEAEIKRMNEELLISNAEKDKFFSIIAHDLRSPFNSFLGLTQIMAENLQDFTMEEIRKFTLTMRDSVSHLYRLLENLLQWSRMQQGMILFNPEVIPLCSIIMESLDIVAEPAQTKEIEITCTIPNNLEVLADVSVVQTIIRNLVSNAIKFTPRGGKVDIAAKVLPNHFIEIAVADTGIGMDREMLDKLFHLDGKVNREGTEGEASTGLGLILCKEFIEKQGGKLWVESEVGKGSVFYFTLPFAEGPEERNLGENEAYVVEPDDENGQLKVLIAEDDETSELIISIAVKMFGNEILLAKTCEEAVEISRNNPDIDLILMDVQMAGLDGYEATRQIREFNKNVIVVALTGFGLTGEREKAIQAGCNDYFAKPVNKYKLKAVRQKYFSK
- a CDS encoding HAD family hydrolase, which translates into the protein MPFKGIIFDLDGTLLDTIEDIADSMNRVLRENDLPTHDTEAYQLFTGSGIKNMVRKALPESHRDEATIQAYFETMYNLYKENCVNKTKPYDGITDMLDELASRNLKLAILSNKADEMTQKTARALLPAEYFDIISGLTDEALKKPNPQKALQMSNDMGVDPKEMIYVGDTDVDMQTASNAGMYAVGVLWGFRGEEELRANGAQKVLKNSSELMDLFD
- a CDS encoding aldo/keto reductase, producing the protein MEYRRLGKSGLKLSTLSLGSWVTFHQQIDDNKADMLMGLAYDHGINFFDNAEAYAMGESEKMMGRVLKKKQWDRTSYVVSSKVFFGIHGEDNKPTQRGLSRKHLVEACNEALQRLQTDYLDLYFCHRPDKETPIEEVVWTMNHLIQQGKILYWGTSEWSAAEIMEAFMVAEKYRLIGPTMEQPQYNLFERTKLEKDYLTIFEDVGLGTTIWSPLASGLLTGKYNDGIPKGSRLDDKQMEWLKNNILNDNKIERVRNLQKVADELGTSLATLSIAWTISNPDVTTAILGATRKEQLEENLKALEVYPKLTPDVKDRIDEIMGTKPVPPML